In Legionella cincinnatiensis, the DNA window AGTTCAGCATTACCTTTACCTTCCGATATCATTGAGTCATCTGATAAGCAAGTTAGTTTTCTTAATGGAGTGGCCTGCGATAGAAAAAGTCGCCATTGTACTGCTGTCGGAACTTATACTACCAATACAGAAGGCCCCAAAGCCCCTGGTTATGCACCATTAAGTTACTTTTCAAATGATGGTGGGGTTCATTGGAAGTTAAGTTTAATGCTTCCTCTGCCACTTGATGTCAACACACCAGCAGACAATCAAAGTACCGCTCTTTATAGTGTTAGATGTAATAAATTGAATCAACGTCATTGTGTTGCTGTTGGGTATTACATTAATGATAAGAATGCTTCCGCCCCTTTAAGCTATACGTCAACTAATAGAGGAAAACGATGGAAGCTGAGCACAACCCTTCCCCTACCTGCTGACATAATCACAACCTATAGCAAACAAAGAAGCAAGCTCTTTGGTCTTGCATGTGATACTAAAGTCAAATCGTGTAGCACAGTAGGATCTTACATCAATAATCTTAAGTCTACAGTTCCTTTAATCTATACATCAATAAATCGAGGACAATCATGGACTATCAGTCAAAATCCACTTCCTCTACCCGAAGATGCAGCATCTAACAAGCAGAATAGTGAACTCCTTGCTATTGCCTGTGATCACACAGGAACTCTTTGTAGCACAGTTGGGTATTATACAACAAGCTCTGGAGGAATCTCTCCATTAAGCTATTCGTCAAGTGATAGTGGCAACACATGGTATTTAAGCTCTGAACTACCTCTGCCCAGCGATGTAATAAAAAGACCAGTCGCTCAAAAAACCTACCTCAATGGTATTTTTTGTGACAACATAGGTGTGAACTGTAACGCAGTTGGATATTATACAAATACAACTGGAGGTGTTGCATCATTAAGCTATACGTCCAACGATGGAGGCAATAATTGGACTGTCAGCCCTTCAACGCTACCTTTACCCACCAATGCAGCATCAGGTCTTCTTAGCAACAGCGGGCTTTTTAGTATTATTTGTGATTCACAGAAAAATCTTTGTACTTCAGTTGGATACTACAGAAAAAATGATAATACAGGGATCGCTCCATTAAGTTATACATCAACCGATGGTGGTATTACATGGGATGTGAGTCCTGAAATAAATCTCCCGCCTGATACTGCTGAGAACAATCAAATGGCACGTCTCAATAGCATTAATTAATCGCAACAACAAAATCACAGAAAATTCTTATTCATGATTGATTTTAGACACATGCTCTAAAATCAATCCAATATGATGATCCTTATTTTTATCTCGACCTCACGGTAAGTTACATCTTATGCGCCATATCTAAAATCATATAGGCACCCGCTGTAGACAATGATTTATGTACTAATCGACAATTAAATCCTCTAAAAAAAGCACTGATACCATGATTCTGATAAATTTGAGAAGCAAGCAGTCCTAATGACTGTTGCGCTTTATTACGCGCCGCTTGCTGCTGACTTTTCAATACATCAAGGGGCGTAGTTGCAAAAGTAACTGGGGCTGAGGCAACAGTTGCCCATAAAATGGTTGATAAAAATGTTTGTTTTTCGCGTTTAGTTTTAATTGCATTGTAAGTCATAAATAAATAAAACCAGCTAGGTAAGGCTTTTCCTAACGTAGGAACACTTCCAGAGAAAAAACCAGAAAAACCTCTTTGGTTATAAATAGTTTTCATTGCTTGGAGGGGTGTTATAGGTTGAGTCTGACTTGCAATAGTTCTCATTTGCACCGTTTTGATATTCTCAATGGGACTAACCACTACAGTATCAAAAATACTTGCGATCGTTCCTTTTAGAACACTCCCAGAAAACATAGGAAGTTCTAGCTTATCAATTTCTTTTGGCATCTGACTAATCAATAATGGTCTATATGCCACTTTTCCAAGCTGACGAATAACGCACGATAAAAATCCTGTAGAAAAATGCGTTAAGCCCAATCCCGCAAATTGCGTTATAACTGAATAAGGACTTTGCAGAAGATTTGTTTGAATTGCAACTTTTAATCTTTCTGCCGGATGGCCTACGCATGTTGTAAGAATCGTGTACCCTATACCAAAAGCATAAGCATCCCAAAGAGTCTTTTGCTCTTTTTTCTCTTGACTCATAATATCCTCTTTTTAAACAAAAGGATAAATAATACCATGCTGACCATTTATAATGCATTATTTTATCTATTAAGTAAAAAGTAAGCGTGGATGTAATGACATCAACCTAATAAATTAGTTGTTAATTATCAATAAGTTAATTTGTTATTGAGAGATCAAGAACTAGGGTTTTTTAAAAAAACACTAAGATAAACTTCCTGATTTAGGAAATTCATGGGTGAGAGAAGCTTACTACTTTCATTTTATAGGGATAAAATTGATTGCAAACAGTTTCAATCCCAAGTCATCATTGGTGAAAAAAGCTT includes these proteins:
- a CDS encoding MC/SLC25 family protein, translating into MSQEKKEQKTLWDAYAFGIGYTILTTCVGHPAERLKVAIQTNLLQSPYSVITQFAGLGLTHFSTGFLSCVIRQLGKVAYRPLLISQMPKEIDKLELPMFSGSVLKGTIASIFDTVVVSPIENIKTVQMRTIASQTQPITPLQAMKTIYNQRGFSGFFSGSVPTLGKALPSWFYLFMTYNAIKTKREKQTFLSTILWATVASAPVTFATTPLDVLKSQQQAARNKAQQSLGLLASQIYQNHGISAFFRGFNCRLVHKSLSTAGAYMILDMAHKM